The proteins below are encoded in one region of Populus alba chromosome 2, ASM523922v2, whole genome shotgun sequence:
- the LOC118042251 gene encoding malate dehydrogenase, which produces MPKDAVRILVTGAAGQIGYALAPMIARGIMLGPDQPVILHLLDIQPVAGSLKGVRMELIDAAFPLLQGILATTDVNEACKGVNIAVMIGGFPCKEGMERRDVMHKNVPIFKAQASALEQHAAPDCKILVVANPANTNALILKEFAPSIPVKNITCLTRLDHNRALSHISERLNVDVRDVKNVNIWGNHSSTQYPDANYATAATDSGEKSVRELVADDHWIDSEYINSVRERGSEIIKARKLSSALSAASAACDHVHDWIIGTAKGTWVSMGVSSDGSYGIQPDIIYSFPVTCQKGEWSIVQGLKINEFSREKMDTSMKELTREGSLAYSCLNQT; this is translated from the exons ATGCCAAAGGATGCAGTCAGGATTTTGGTTACTGGGGCTGCAG GGCAAATAGGCTATGCTCTTGCCCCAATGATTGCAAGAGGAATCATGTTAGGGCCAGATCAGCCCGTAATCCTGCACTTACTTGACATTCAACCTGTTGCCGGGTCCTTGAAAGGGGTGAGAATGGAACTAATAGATGCTGCCTTCCCTCTTCTCCAAG GTATTCTCGCTACAACGGATGTCAACGAAGCTTGTAAAGGTGTTAACATTGCTGTTATGATCGGTGGTTTTCCCTGTAAGGAAGGAATGGAAAGGAGAGATGTGATGCATAAAAACGTACCAATCTTCAAGGCTCAAGCTTCAGCTTTAGAGCAACACGCTGCTCCTGATTGCAAG ATCCTGGTGGTTGCCAATCCTGCAAACACTAATGCACTCATTTTGAAAGAATTCGCCCCTTCAATCCCAGTTAAGAACATCACATGTCTTACTAGACTTGACCATAATCGAGCCCTAAGTCACATCTCCGAGAGGCTAAATGTTGACGTTAGAGATGTAAAGAATGTAAACATATGGGGAAATCATTCTTCAACCCAATATCCAGATGCCAATTATGCCACTGCCGCCACCGACAGCGGAGAGAAGTCTGTCAGAGAACTTGTTGCTGATGATCATTG GATAGATTCTGAGTACATCAATTCAGTGCGGGAACGTGGATCTGAAATCATCAAAGCCCGGAAACTGTCAAGCGCCTTGTCTGCTGCAAGTGCTGCTTGCGACCATGTACATGACTGGATTATTGGCACTGCCAAG GGAACTTGGGTTTCCATGGGAGTGTCTTCTGATGGTTCTTATGGTATCCAACCTGACATCATCTACTCATTTCCTGTTACTTGCCAAAAAGGAGAATGGTCAATTGTGCAGG